The following proteins are co-located in the Candidatus Planktophila lacus genome:
- a CDS encoding AMP-binding protein — MEQTSQREIRAIDPTWDLAELMARLAKALIGEGPALALGPVSVAGAPDRVALVVNTSGSTGLAKEVGLSASALLESAKSANKFVGAKPGQIWSLLLPLTHIAGINVLVRSLELGTVPIDAREIIGKYPFADFTAVVPTQLFRALNGDSDLLEHLISAQAVLVGGAALSAELREASYNAGIKVIETYGMTETSGGCIYNGTPLDGTEFEIDDLGIISISSKSLATTYLNDQKSWDEKIRNGFFVTTDVGHLVDGKLIVTGRSDDLIISGGENISLAEVERIVSTTFSGIDCAAFAVPDSQWGQSLQLAIAGDVKPEQSAINEYLSSQISKAAKVKNFLYVSQLPRTALGKIDRRKLAELATEANHG, encoded by the coding sequence ATGGAGCAGACGTCACAACGAGAGATTCGTGCGATAGATCCCACGTGGGACCTCGCCGAGTTAATGGCGCGCCTTGCCAAAGCTCTTATTGGAGAAGGCCCGGCTCTGGCCCTTGGCCCGGTTTCAGTCGCCGGCGCCCCAGATCGCGTGGCGCTAGTAGTCAATACCAGTGGATCAACTGGGTTAGCTAAGGAAGTTGGTTTATCCGCCAGCGCACTTTTAGAGAGCGCCAAGAGCGCAAATAAATTTGTTGGTGCAAAGCCAGGGCAGATCTGGTCGTTGTTGCTGCCGTTAACTCATATCGCTGGAATAAATGTTTTAGTTAGAAGTTTAGAGCTTGGAACGGTGCCAATTGATGCGCGAGAAATTATTGGCAAATACCCTTTTGCTGATTTCACTGCAGTTGTGCCGACTCAACTATTTCGTGCGCTAAATGGCGATAGCGATCTGCTGGAACATTTGATTTCCGCGCAAGCGGTATTGGTGGGAGGCGCGGCACTTTCTGCAGAACTGCGTGAAGCCTCATATAACGCAGGTATCAAGGTAATTGAGACTTATGGAATGACCGAAACATCAGGTGGATGTATTTACAACGGAACACCGCTTGACGGAACCGAATTTGAAATTGACGATCTTGGAATTATTTCAATTTCTAGTAAATCGCTAGCCACAACGTATCTAAATGATCAAAAATCTTGGGATGAGAAAATTCGTAATGGTTTCTTTGTAACCACTGACGTTGGACATCTCGTAGATGGAAAACTTATCGTAACCGGCAGAAGTGATGATCTAATTATCTCGGGTGGCGAAAATATCTCGCTAGCTGAAGTCGAAAGAATCGTTTCAACAACTTTCTCCGGAATTGATTGTGCAGCATTTGCAGTGCCTGACTCACAATGGGGTCAATCACTTCAATTAGCAATTGCTGGCGATGTTAAGCCAGAGCAATCTGCGATAAATGAATATCTCTCTTCACAAATCTCAAAAGCGGCAAAGGTCAAGAACTTCTTATATGTAAGCCAACTCCCCCGTACCGCCCTTGGCAAAATTGATCGCCGCAAACTTGCCGAGCTCGCGACCGAGGCAAACCATGGCTAA
- a CDS encoding 1,4-dihydroxy-2-naphthoate polyprenyltransferase: MANKWILGARPRTLAAAIAPVLVATSFAGSDWKPVPAALALLVSLSLQIGVNYANDYSDGIRGTDDSRIGPIRLTASGLASAKSVKNAAFISFFVAAIAGLVLAIQTSWWLIAVGALAIAAAWGYTGGSSPYGYKGLGDISVFVFFGIVATVGSYYVQTEELNLQIFIVAVPMGSLACAILAINNLRDRAEDELVGKRTMAVRLGDKGARALYISLFVSAHLFALLTFEPFALLTLLALPLSASLTRSVWAGTTGAALIPLLAKTGKLQMLFAALFALGLVL; encoded by the coding sequence ATGGCTAATAAATGGATCCTCGGTGCGCGCCCGCGCACACTTGCTGCAGCTATTGCTCCAGTGTTAGTTGCTACATCCTTTGCAGGAAGTGACTGGAAACCAGTCCCTGCTGCACTCGCACTCTTAGTTAGTTTGTCGCTGCAAATCGGCGTTAATTACGCAAATGATTATTCAGATGGAATCCGCGGCACCGATGATTCTCGTATCGGCCCTATCCGTTTAACCGCAAGCGGTCTGGCTAGTGCAAAATCTGTGAAGAACGCTGCCTTTATCTCCTTCTTCGTTGCGGCTATCGCTGGACTTGTCTTAGCGATTCAAACTTCCTGGTGGTTAATTGCAGTCGGTGCGCTAGCCATTGCGGCTGCTTGGGGATACACAGGTGGTTCTAGCCCTTACGGATATAAAGGCTTAGGAGACATTTCAGTCTTTGTGTTCTTTGGGATTGTTGCAACTGTTGGAAGTTATTACGTACAGACTGAAGAGTTGAATTTGCAGATATTTATTGTGGCAGTTCCGATGGGTTCTCTGGCATGTGCGATCCTGGCAATTAACAACTTAAGAGATCGCGCCGAGGATGAGTTAGTTGGAAAACGCACGATGGCGGTGCGGCTGGGAGATAAAGGTGCGCGCGCCCTTTACATTTCACTCTTTGTATCGGCCCACCTCTTTGCTCTGCTTACCTTCGAGCCTTTTGCGTTACTTACTTTGCTAGCACTGCCCCTAAGCGCATCTCTGACACGTTCGGTCTGGGCTGGGACAACTGGCGCAGCGCTGATTCCACTTCTGGCAAAGACCGGCAAGTTGCAGATGCTCTTTGCCGCCCTATTTGCACTCGGCCTAGTCCTCTAA
- a CDS encoding PLD nuclease N-terminal domain-containing protein has protein sequence MLRFQALFVIASLALTLYSFIDCAKRDESLIQKLPKWGWLLIILFFSAFGAIAYLFIGRTRRDKGPRPPKRRILPPDDDPDFLRRL, from the coding sequence ATGCTCAGATTTCAAGCGCTCTTTGTTATCGCATCTCTTGCCTTAACTCTTTACTCTTTTATTGATTGCGCAAAACGAGATGAGTCGCTAATTCAGAAACTTCCTAAATGGGGTTGGCTGCTAATTATTTTGTTCTTCTCAGCTTTTGGAGCTATCGCTTATCTATTTATTGGTCGCACCCGCAGAGATAAAGGCCCTCGTCCACCAAAGCGCAGAATCTTGCCTCCGGATGATGACCCAGATTTCTTGCGTCGCCTTTAG
- the ccsB gene encoding c-type cytochrome biogenesis protein CcsB: MQTTWAYISNYSIYSAMAVFALSFLAHAFETAWAVRSPELADSAIGNTLTRTFDYTRTERAARIATAMMVLGFLFLFAGVIARGISNGHVPWGNMYEFSITGALAFTGAYLIALRKHDLRWLGLFVSIAVLLTLGTAITLLYRDSAPLVPALKSTWLVIHVVAAIISGGVFLLANVIAGAFLYLDSMEKRGDRKPWAKRLPSLETLDQLSYRLVAFVFPLWTFSVIAGAIWAESAWGRYWGWDPKETWAFITWVAYAAYLHARVTIGWRGRRAAWLCLFAGSTFLFNYVYVNVWGTGKHTYSGL; the protein is encoded by the coding sequence ATGCAAACAACTTGGGCATATATCTCTAATTACTCTATTTATTCGGCTATGGCAGTTTTTGCGCTCTCTTTCTTAGCCCATGCCTTCGAGACTGCTTGGGCAGTGCGCTCACCAGAGCTTGCTGATAGCGCGATAGGAAATACTTTAACTAGAACTTTTGATTACACGCGAACCGAACGTGCAGCGCGAATTGCAACTGCGATGATGGTTTTAGGGTTTCTCTTTCTCTTCGCTGGCGTTATCGCGCGTGGAATTTCCAATGGCCATGTCCCTTGGGGAAATATGTATGAATTCTCAATCACCGGTGCGCTGGCATTTACCGGCGCATATCTAATCGCTTTACGTAAACACGATCTGCGTTGGCTTGGGCTATTTGTATCTATTGCAGTCTTGTTAACGCTCGGTACGGCAATTACTTTGCTTTATCGCGATAGCGCACCTTTAGTACCAGCGCTGAAATCTACTTGGTTGGTTATCCACGTCGTTGCCGCAATCATTTCTGGTGGCGTCTTCTTGTTAGCGAATGTAATCGCAGGCGCATTTCTTTACTTAGATTCAATGGAGAAACGTGGCGATCGTAAACCTTGGGCCAAACGTCTTCCATCGCTTGAGACGCTAGATCAACTCTCTTATCGACTCGTTGCGTTTGTCTTTCCACTTTGGACCTTCTCAGTTATCGCGGGTGCAATTTGGGCAGAGAGCGCATGGGGGCGTTACTGGGGTTGGGATCCAAAAGAGACTTGGGCCTTTATTACTTGGGTTGCCTATGCCGCATATCTTCATGCGCGCGTAACTATTGGTTGGCGTGGACGTCGCGCTGCTTGGCTCTGCTTATTTGCAGGCTCAACATTTCTATTTAACTATGTATATGTAAATGTTTGGGGAACTGGAAAGCACACATACAGCGGTCTTTAA
- the resB gene encoding cytochrome c biogenesis protein ResB yields MSSQVEVPELGAGGLARFAWRQLTSMRTALILLMLLGVAAIPGSLVPQRSQNPMAVRQYFIDDPQLARWIDRFSGFEVYSSPWFSAIYILLFISLIGCVLPRSVEHFKAMRAVPPATPKNLSRMEFFTSFDGDKSQFDKGAAWLKRKRFRIRYEVGAVSAEKGYLRETGNLLFHLSLILILIGVSVGSLFGMRGEAIVNKGERFISVPTSYDTLSFGKLVDEDVIDPFIVEVEDFQAKYDPITNAPRDYTATVRVTNPGEENSEVKTLKVNSPLTFGNTRVYLQANGYAPIVTVRDTAGFVVFQGPVTFLPQDGNLKSIGSIKVPDARPQLGFVASFLPTYARSAVDGGISLFPEALDPRLLFSIWEGDLGLDSGIPQSVYRIDTSEMSRIALSSLKPGETFNFSAGSITFETFVPWINLQIVNDPGKEYALYGAIAAILGLLASLFGRRRRIWIRITPSGVVEVAGLAKNGAPGLEEEIASLTAHMRDEK; encoded by the coding sequence ATGAGTAGCCAAGTAGAAGTTCCCGAGCTCGGCGCAGGCGGTTTAGCGCGCTTTGCTTGGCGCCAGTTAACAAGTATGCGCACTGCGCTAATTCTCTTGATGTTGCTCGGTGTTGCTGCGATTCCAGGCTCACTTGTCCCGCAACGCAGCCAGAACCCAATGGCGGTGCGGCAATATTTTATTGATGATCCGCAGCTAGCTCGCTGGATTGATCGCTTCTCTGGTTTTGAGGTTTATTCATCGCCTTGGTTTAGCGCTATTTATATTCTGCTCTTCATCTCTCTAATTGGTTGTGTATTACCTAGATCGGTTGAGCATTTCAAAGCGATGCGCGCCGTGCCTCCTGCAACTCCAAAGAATCTTTCTCGCATGGAGTTCTTCACTTCTTTTGATGGTGATAAATCTCAATTCGACAAAGGCGCTGCTTGGTTAAAGCGCAAGCGTTTTCGAATTCGCTACGAAGTTGGCGCAGTTTCTGCAGAGAAGGGTTACTTGCGCGAAACTGGAAACCTCTTATTCCACCTCTCACTTATCTTGATTTTGATTGGCGTCAGCGTGGGATCGCTCTTTGGAATGCGCGGTGAAGCGATCGTAAATAAGGGTGAGAGATTTATTAGCGTTCCTACTTCGTATGACACATTGTCATTTGGAAAGTTAGTAGATGAAGATGTAATCGATCCATTTATCGTTGAGGTTGAGGATTTCCAAGCAAAGTACGATCCGATTACAAATGCTCCACGTGATTACACGGCAACGGTTCGTGTAACAAATCCAGGTGAGGAGAACTCTGAAGTAAAGACGCTTAAGGTAAATAGCCCACTAACTTTTGGAAATACCCGTGTTTATTTACAGGCAAATGGTTATGCACCAATTGTTACAGTGCGTGATACGGCAGGATTTGTTGTTTTTCAAGGGCCAGTTACCTTCTTGCCACAAGATGGAAATCTAAAATCAATCGGTTCGATAAAAGTTCCTGATGCACGTCCGCAGCTCGGCTTCGTTGCCAGTTTCTTACCGACTTATGCGCGCTCTGCAGTTGATGGTGGAATTTCACTCTTTCCTGAGGCGCTAGATCCAAGACTTCTATTCTCCATTTGGGAAGGTGACCTGGGTTTAGATTCAGGAATCCCACAATCTGTTTATCGCATTGATACTTCAGAGATGTCTCGGATCGCCCTTAGCTCACTTAAACCAGGTGAAACCTTTAACTTCAGCGCTGGCTCAATTACCTTTGAAACTTTTGTACCTTGGATAAACCTGCAAATAGTTAACGATCCCGGCAAGGAATACGCGCTCTATGGCGCGATCGCCGCAATCCTTGGTCTGCTTGCATCGCTCTTCGGAAGACGCCGTCGTATTTGGATCAGGATCACACCGTCTGGAGTTGTGGAAGTAGCAGGGCTAGCCAAGAATGGTGCCCCAGGACTTGAAGAAGAGATCGCTTCATTAACCGCGCATATGAGAGATGAGAAGTAA
- a CDS encoding cytochrome c biogenesis CcdA family protein has translation MIDFIVDQLFGGYFIAALPFAIFAGIISFLSPCVLPLVPGYLAYAAGFSRSRGRVFLGSILFVAGFSALFISYGALFGGIGSEVFAREELITRILGGLTILLGLLFMGIFPMAPTFHPRISTTGGLVGAPLLGFLFGIGWTPCIGPALATVQTLAFQESSAARGAILSLGYCIGLGAPFIATGLFLDKSEKLRKFLVKRGDLISKIGGVILILIGIAQLLGLWSDLMASLRSVISDFAPVI, from the coding sequence ATGATCGACTTTATTGTTGATCAGTTATTTGGTGGCTATTTCATCGCCGCTCTGCCCTTCGCAATTTTTGCCGGCATCATCTCTTTTCTATCTCCCTGCGTACTGCCGCTAGTTCCGGGCTATCTCGCATACGCGGCAGGTTTTTCAAGATCTCGCGGTCGAGTTTTCTTAGGATCAATTCTCTTTGTTGCCGGCTTTAGCGCGCTCTTTATCTCTTACGGTGCGCTCTTCGGCGGAATCGGTTCTGAAGTATTTGCACGAGAAGAGTTGATAACTCGAATTCTCGGTGGTTTAACAATTCTCTTGGGTCTGCTCTTCATGGGTATCTTTCCGATGGCACCAACTTTTCATCCCCGTATCTCAACAACTGGTGGGTTAGTTGGCGCCCCACTTCTGGGATTTCTCTTTGGTATCGGCTGGACGCCATGTATCGGACCTGCGCTAGCAACGGTACAAACTCTGGCATTTCAAGAATCAAGTGCGGCACGTGGAGCAATTTTATCGCTGGGTTATTGCATCGGTTTAGGTGCACCATTTATCGCAACCGGACTCTTTCTAGATAAATCAGAGAAGTTACGTAAGTTCTTGGTTAAACGCGGTGATTTGATTTCAAAGATCGGTGGAGTTATTTTGATTCTGATCGGCATCGCGCAATTACTTGGTCTCTGGTCTGATTTGATGGCCTCACTTCGCTCTGTAATTTCAGATTTTGCGCCGGTGATCTAA
- a CDS encoding TlpA family protein disulfide reductase yields MRKRLSSLAPLLLIAFTLTACGGGSSIAEESFIEGSGAVTNINLEDRKAAPALSGMTLTGKTFIFNPGQVAVVNVWASWCSPCRAEIPTLIELSKQYPNVQFMGILTRDNPVNAEALARRLNIQYPTFIDDALLLGFKSTLPANAIPSTVLIDKNGNVAARISGEVTLTSLSKIIRKLEAE; encoded by the coding sequence ATGCGCAAAAGACTTTCTAGCCTTGCACCACTTCTGCTTATCGCATTTACTTTAACTGCGTGCGGTGGCGGAAGTTCGATAGCGGAAGAAAGTTTTATTGAGGGCAGTGGGGCAGTCACCAATATAAATTTGGAGGATCGCAAAGCAGCGCCGGCGCTATCGGGGATGACGCTAACGGGCAAGACTTTTATCTTTAACCCTGGACAAGTTGCGGTAGTAAACGTTTGGGCTTCTTGGTGTTCACCATGTCGCGCAGAGATTCCAACGCTGATCGAACTTTCTAAGCAATATCCCAACGTGCAATTTATGGGGATATTGACTCGCGATAACCCAGTAAATGCGGAAGCCTTAGCGCGCAGATTAAATATCCAATATCCAACATTTATCGATGATGCGCTCTTGCTGGGCTTTAAATCTACACTTCCTGCAAATGCCATTCCTTCTACTGTTCTGATCGATAAGAACGGAAATGTTGCCGCACGAATCTCTGGTGAAGTAACACTTACTTCGCTAAGCAAAATAATTAGAAAGTTAGAAGCAGAATGA
- a CDS encoding histidine phosphatase family protein gives MSTTVHIARHGEVENPEKILYGRQPGWRLSTRGQQMAETLGEWSKSINLGALHVSPLQRAQETAAPIARAHGIEITTDERLIEAANIFEGKSFELGSGVLKHPSSWRHLYNPWKPSWGEPYEEQINRMLAAIFAARKAANGKDAIVVSHQLPIWILRSAIEGRSLLHDPRKRICTLASVTSVHFDDEGVISGLSYSEPAGHLLPEKK, from the coding sequence ATGAGTACAACGGTTCACATCGCGCGACATGGTGAAGTAGAGAATCCTGAGAAAATTCTCTATGGACGTCAACCAGGTTGGAGACTTTCAACGCGCGGACAGCAAATGGCTGAAACTCTCGGTGAATGGTCTAAATCTATAAACCTCGGCGCGCTCCATGTCTCACCGCTACAACGTGCGCAAGAAACCGCAGCACCAATTGCTCGTGCACACGGTATCGAGATAACAACTGATGAGCGTTTAATTGAAGCTGCCAATATCTTTGAAGGAAAGAGTTTTGAACTAGGAAGCGGAGTACTAAAACACCCATCTTCTTGGCGCCATTTATACAACCCATGGAAACCATCTTGGGGAGAACCGTATGAAGAGCAGATCAACCGCATGCTTGCCGCAATCTTTGCCGCGCGTAAGGCTGCCAATGGTAAAGATGCGATCGTGGTTTCTCATCAACTTCCAATTTGGATTTTAAGAAGTGCAATCGAAGGTCGATCTCTTTTGCACGATCCAAGAAAGCGGATCTGCACACTCGCTTCGGTGACCAGCGTTCACTTTGATGACGAAGGCGTTATTTCTGGACTTTCTTATTCTGAACCAGCCGGACATTTACTGCCCGAGAAGAAATAA
- a CDS encoding HAD family hydrolase — protein MSLTVRRAAFFDVDNTLVRGSTIYFLGRGMYQRGFFTKSDISRFVLANLRFRLTGTEKQDEINRFQKSAQDFIGGHNVSEIRTVAQEIYDEYVSPSLWEGTIEIAQAHLNDGVEVWLVTAAPEDMATLIAERLGFTGALGSKAAIVDGHYTGAMNGPLLHGKEKAVAIKEIAKERGFVLADCFGYSDSHNDLPLLQSVGHPSAINPDAKLRIRALKENWPIHDFRRMRSINRYLGPIVSRAAWLGTRLTPRRESR, from the coding sequence ATGTCACTCACCGTCAGACGCGCAGCGTTCTTTGACGTCGATAACACCTTGGTTCGTGGCTCAACAATTTACTTCCTGGGCCGCGGCATGTACCAACGTGGTTTCTTCACAAAATCAGATATCTCGCGATTTGTATTAGCCAATCTGAGATTTAGATTAACGGGGACTGAAAAGCAGGATGAGATAAATCGCTTTCAAAAATCTGCCCAAGACTTTATCGGCGGCCATAACGTTTCTGAGATTAGAACTGTTGCTCAAGAAATTTATGACGAATACGTCTCGCCCTCACTCTGGGAAGGAACCATCGAAATCGCGCAAGCACATCTAAATGATGGCGTAGAAGTTTGGTTGGTTACCGCAGCTCCGGAAGATATGGCGACACTTATCGCAGAACGACTTGGATTCACAGGCGCTCTTGGCAGCAAGGCGGCGATAGTTGATGGCCATTACACCGGCGCTATGAACGGTCCCCTGTTGCACGGTAAAGAGAAAGCAGTTGCAATTAAAGAGATTGCTAAAGAGCGCGGATTTGTTCTAGCCGATTGCTTTGGATATTCCGATAGCCACAATGATCTTCCTTTACTTCAAAGCGTTGGCCATCCATCTGCAATTAATCCTGATGCAAAGTTAAGAATTCGTGCACTTAAGGAGAATTGGCCGATCCATGACTTCCGCAGAATGCGCTCTATCAATCGCTATCTGGGTCCGATCGTCTCGCGCGCTGCCTGGCTGGGAACTCGCTTAACTCCACGCAGAGAATCCAGATAA
- a CDS encoding helicase-associated domain-containing protein, with product METRSFADYLRTLDDAALISLFSHRPDLVTPVPPDVASLAVRASSAPSLARAIDALNAWQYQVLEACAIAAEPFTEKTIAALTDKAALFVIPGLLERGLIYQGKDGFYIPTTVREVLGNEIQGLGPQTVVKLNLKHLDEAPPAAQKALEAMVWGPPRGTVADVKKPGAGVAWLLENNFVVAANTKTVLLVREVALALRGGKLHKELQVQEPTLKTEKRDLKSVQLAAIANITTFLRWTEEILNFWAQEPADALRSGGLGVRDLKVLSAHLGVDTSCAAFIAEVSYLAGLVTIDADDRILPTTQFDIWLMQTPSARWQSLVSPWLITSRVSGLVGKVESKNVAPLGPELDRVSAAPIRKLVLRLLSDNPSVAPEFNSFATLATWHMPAKRSNGIPTDYLQWALRESEWLGITGQGVISKYGIEFLAGGELESINEDLPKPVDHILIQSDHTAIAPGPLEHEIAQELAILAEIESRGGATVYRFSEATIRRGLDHGRSGDEIKAFLKKTSKTPMPQPLEYLIADVAKKHGKLRVGNTSAFIRCEDSALIAQIMNDKRLDLLSLRQIAPEVLICQHDAGDAMNILRSFGYLPAGEDSQGALLSGPRIQRAKTKARPPRIIGEFERPDEIQLEGALRALRTGEKSSHRQSTMRNIASNALGSLPRTTANETLDILADYLQNQPATSLSIGYADNNGLVSHRIIDPLKLSAGSLVARDHATGEVQSFRIARITGVASI from the coding sequence ATGGAAACGCGCTCCTTTGCAGATTACTTACGTACCTTGGATGACGCTGCCCTAATTTCCTTATTTTCACATCGCCCAGATTTAGTAACACCAGTTCCACCTGATGTGGCGTCTCTTGCAGTGCGTGCATCTTCTGCGCCCAGCCTGGCGCGCGCCATTGATGCGTTAAACGCCTGGCAATATCAAGTACTGGAAGCCTGCGCGATCGCTGCTGAACCATTTACTGAAAAAACTATCGCCGCTTTAACCGATAAGGCAGCGCTCTTTGTTATTCCAGGCTTGCTAGAACGCGGCCTTATCTATCAAGGTAAAGATGGTTTCTATATTCCGACCACCGTTCGCGAAGTTCTGGGCAATGAAATACAAGGGCTTGGTCCACAAACTGTTGTGAAGTTAAATCTGAAGCACTTAGATGAAGCACCACCTGCGGCACAGAAAGCGCTCGAGGCGATGGTCTGGGGTCCACCGCGCGGGACTGTTGCAGATGTTAAGAAGCCTGGTGCCGGCGTTGCTTGGTTACTTGAAAATAACTTCGTAGTTGCCGCCAATACCAAGACAGTTTTATTGGTACGCGAAGTTGCTCTTGCGCTTCGTGGTGGCAAGTTACATAAAGAGTTACAAGTCCAAGAACCTACTTTGAAAACTGAGAAACGCGATCTCAAGAGCGTGCAGTTAGCTGCGATCGCAAATATCACCACCTTCCTTAGATGGACAGAGGAGATTCTAAATTTCTGGGCGCAAGAGCCTGCCGATGCGCTGCGCTCTGGTGGTTTAGGAGTTCGCGATCTGAAAGTTCTCTCAGCCCATCTTGGCGTCGATACCTCATGTGCCGCCTTTATCGCTGAGGTTTCCTATCTTGCAGGCCTTGTAACAATTGATGCAGATGATCGAATTCTTCCAACTACCCAATTTGATATCTGGTTGATGCAAACGCCATCTGCGAGATGGCAATCTCTAGTTTCGCCGTGGCTAATTACCTCTCGTGTTAGTGGATTAGTTGGAAAAGTTGAGAGTAAGAATGTTGCTCCACTTGGGCCAGAGTTAGATCGCGTATCTGCAGCGCCAATCCGTAAGTTGGTGCTTCGCTTACTTTCCGATAACCCATCAGTCGCGCCTGAGTTCAACTCATTTGCAACTCTTGCCACTTGGCATATGCCGGCAAAGCGCAGCAATGGAATACCAACCGATTATCTGCAATGGGCGCTGCGCGAATCAGAATGGCTTGGAATTACCGGCCAAGGTGTAATTTCGAAATATGGCATCGAGTTCTTAGCAGGCGGTGAGTTAGAAAGTATTAATGAAGATCTGCCTAAACCAGTTGATCACATACTTATTCAGAGCGATCACACCGCAATTGCGCCCGGACCGCTGGAACATGAAATCGCGCAAGAGCTTGCGATCTTGGCAGAGATTGAAAGTCGCGGTGGTGCAACTGTTTATCGCTTTAGTGAAGCAACAATTCGACGTGGATTGGATCATGGCCGAAGTGGCGATGAAATTAAGGCGTTCTTAAAGAAGACTTCCAAGACTCCGATGCCTCAGCCACTTGAGTATTTGATTGCAGACGTTGCGAAGAAGCATGGCAAGTTGCGCGTTGGAAATACATCTGCGTTTATTCGATGTGAAGATTCTGCGCTTATCGCGCAGATCATGAACGATAAGCGTTTAGATCTCTTATCGCTGCGCCAGATTGCCCCAGAAGTTTTAATCTGCCAACACGATGCTGGCGATGCCATGAACATCTTGCGCAGCTTTGGATACTTACCAGCAGGCGAAGATTCGCAAGGCGCTTTGCTGAGCGGACCGCGAATTCAACGCGCTAAGACAAAAGCTCGTCCGCCACGAATTATCGGTGAGTTCGAGCGACCAGATGAGATTCAACTTGAAGGTGCGCTCCGTGCGCTGCGCACTGGCGAAAAATCTAGCCATCGCCAAAGCACAATGCGAAATATCGCTTCCAATGCACTGGGATCACTTCCTCGAACAACAGCGAATGAAACTTTAGATATTTTGGCTGATTATCTGCAGAACCAACCAGCCACATCTCTTTCAATTGGTTACGCCGATAACAATGGTCTGGTCTCACATCGAATAATCGATCCGTTGAAACTCTCTGCTGGCTCACTTGTCGCGCGAGATCACGCGACAGGAGAAGTTCAGAGCTTCCGGATCGCTCGTATTACAGGTGTGGCTTCGATATGA
- a CDS encoding M20/M25/M40 family metallo-hydrolase — translation MTSANSDKYGRLDPMLAAIEALVRCESPSEDIEACRNVVRLASDISTRVLGTPAQIKEIEGRPVFWWGSDAPEILILAHLDTVWPHGSYSPLWEVNGDVVRGPGVFDMKAGFVQALYALKGISEAGNRVALIATTDEETGSFASRKLIMDLSAKAKAVLVLEASLNGKVKTGRKGTAMYKVSAHGLASHAGLEPEKGVNATVEIAHLILKLSALEDSAHGTTVVPTLLRSGNSANTVPDLAVLEIDARSFSQAELERIDKAIKALPSTVSGARIEVTGGLNRPPLQPSSTKELYERAERVAKEIGMAPLGCAEVGGASDGNFAAAAGAQVLDGLGAVGGGAHAPNEWLSLKSIEERSALLHALIKDLLK, via the coding sequence ATGACGAGCGCCAATAGCGATAAATACGGCAGACTTGACCCTATGTTGGCGGCGATAGAAGCGTTGGTTCGTTGTGAATCACCGAGCGAAGATATTGAAGCCTGTCGCAACGTTGTTCGTTTAGCTAGCGATATTTCAACGCGCGTACTTGGAACACCTGCGCAAATAAAAGAGATCGAAGGCCGACCAGTTTTCTGGTGGGGATCAGATGCACCCGAGATTTTAATTTTGGCCCATCTCGATACCGTTTGGCCACATGGTTCTTACTCACCGCTCTGGGAAGTAAATGGCGATGTAGTTCGCGGCCCCGGAGTATTTGATATGAAGGCGGGATTTGTTCAAGCTCTCTACGCACTTAAGGGAATCTCTGAAGCTGGTAATCGCGTGGCACTTATTGCAACAACTGATGAAGAGACCGGAAGTTTTGCATCACGCAAATTAATTATGGATTTATCCGCCAAGGCTAAAGCGGTTTTAGTTCTAGAAGCATCGCTTAATGGAAAAGTGAAGACCGGGCGCAAAGGCACCGCGATGTACAAGGTCAGCGCACATGGTCTGGCATCACATGCCGGCCTTGAACCAGAAAAGGGCGTCAACGCAACTGTTGAGATCGCACATTTAATTCTGAAGTTATCTGCGTTAGAAGATTCGGCTCATGGAACAACTGTGGTCCCGACACTTCTGCGTTCTGGAAACAGCGCAAATACAGTCCCTGATTTAGCGGTGCTAGAAATTGATGCCCGTTCTTTCTCACAGGCCGAACTAGAGCGAATTGATAAGGCGATTAAAGCGCTACCTTCCACGGTTTCTGGAGCACGTATTGAAGTAACAGGTGGTTTAAATCGTCCGCCGCTACAACCTTCATCAACAAAAGAACTTTATGAGCGCGCAGAACGTGTGGCGAAAGAGATCGGCATGGCGCCTCTTGGTTGCGCTGAAGTCGGTGGCGCAAGCGATGGCAACTTTGCCGCGGCCGCTGGTGCACAAGTACTAGATGGTTTAGGCGCTGTTGGTGGCGGAGCACATGCACCAAATGAATGGTTAAGTCTGAAATCTATCGAAGAACGAAGTGCGCTTCTGCATGCTCTAATAAAGGATCTCTTGAAATGA